One window from the genome of Spirosoma rhododendri encodes:
- a CDS encoding SCP2 sterol-binding domain-containing protein codes for MTIQEITEQVRRKAANATPFEATAKIVTDQGVVYVDGNQSPVAVSNDDKPADCELQVSVDNLVKLGTGDLNPMMAVMSGKLKVKGDMGIAMKMGQIMG; via the coding sequence ATGACGATTCAGGAAATCACCGAGCAGGTTCGCCGGAAAGCGGCCAACGCAACGCCCTTCGAAGCCACGGCTAAAATTGTAACCGATCAGGGTGTCGTATACGTAGATGGCAATCAGTCGCCCGTCGCCGTATCGAACGACGACAAACCCGCTGACTGCGAATTGCAGGTCAGCGTCGATAATCTGGTCAAGCTCGGCACGGGCGATCTGAACCCAATGATGGCTGTCATGTCGGGTAAGCTAAAGGTTAAAGGCGATATGGGTATCGCGATGAAGATGGGTCAGATCATGGGTTAA
- a CDS encoding class I SAM-dependent methyltransferase, whose translation MATYHDYVIKDGQFVGQFDEMYQQFDQPWMQDQQPNPYARQAGIFHIKKFGIQSVLECGSGLGYYSQEIYRQTGIVPQGIETSPTAVDKARALFPHLTFAVDDVMNIANYPKHDAILFAELTWYVLPQLDELFAIMAEQFAGKYFINNLVFYKGTQQYGTDYFTNLREFIDYVPFELVGSCEATTTSDSTIETSTIFRITA comes from the coding sequence ATGGCGACTTATCACGACTACGTTATCAAAGACGGGCAGTTTGTTGGGCAGTTTGACGAGATGTATCAGCAGTTCGACCAACCCTGGATGCAGGATCAGCAACCGAACCCCTACGCCCGGCAGGCCGGTATCTTCCACATCAAAAAATTCGGGATTCAATCGGTCCTGGAGTGTGGCAGCGGTTTGGGCTACTATTCGCAGGAAATCTACCGGCAGACGGGCATCGTGCCGCAGGGAATTGAAACCTCCCCTACTGCCGTCGACAAAGCCCGGGCGCTCTTTCCGCACCTGACATTCGCCGTCGATGATGTGATGAACATCGCCAACTATCCTAAGCACGACGCCATTCTGTTTGCCGAACTAACGTGGTACGTGCTGCCCCAACTCGATGAGCTGTTCGCCATCATGGCGGAGCAGTTTGCGGGCAAATACTTCATCAACAACCTGGTGTTCTATAAAGGCACGCAACAGTACGGCACCGACTATTTCACCAATCTGCGCGAGTTTATCGACTACGTACCGTTTGAACTCGTCGGCAGTTGCGAGGCTACTACGACGTCCGACAGCACCATCGAAACGTCCACAATTTTTCGGATTACAGCGTGA
- a CDS encoding NAD-dependent succinate-semialdehyde dehydrogenase: MFTSINPYNQRKLKTYRVDSAAQLERKLARADHAFTDWSALPLSDRTQHLRNAGDYMLAHKQDLGDLITAEMGKTLKEAVSEVEKCAVACTFYADKAETFLADQVIESDAQRSLVSYQPLGPVLAIMPWNFPFWQAMRFAIPGLIAGNVGLLKHAGNVMGCAQAIETIFRESGLPDGVFQNLLIETDTVKDVLTDWRVKAVTLTGSEKAGASVAQIAGSQIKKSVLELGGSDALIVLADADLDKAAETAVKSRMQNAGQSCIAAKRFIVEKSVKKAFMERVLHHIEAIKQGDPTDDSTTMGPMARLDLAESILKQAHDTIAKGAKLLTDTIDADGCNVRPMLLDNVKPGMAAFDDETFGPLAVIITAKDETDAIRLANQSRYGLGSALWTQDIDKANRLARQIQAGSVFVNGLMRSDARVPFGGIKMSGFGRELSELGMKEFVNAKTIWIE, translated from the coding sequence ATGTTCACGTCCATCAATCCATATAATCAGCGGAAGCTGAAAACGTACCGCGTCGATAGCGCGGCTCAACTCGAACGCAAGCTCGCCCGCGCCGACCACGCCTTCACCGATTGGTCGGCCCTTCCCCTCTCCGACCGCACCCAGCACCTACGCAACGCGGGCGACTACATGCTGGCGCACAAGCAGGATCTTGGCGATCTGATTACCGCAGAAATGGGCAAGACGCTCAAGGAAGCCGTTTCCGAAGTCGAGAAGTGCGCAGTGGCCTGCACCTTTTATGCCGACAAAGCTGAAACGTTTCTGGCCGATCAGGTTATCGAATCCGATGCCCAGCGCAGTCTTGTAAGCTATCAGCCACTGGGGCCGGTGCTGGCCATTATGCCGTGGAATTTCCCGTTCTGGCAGGCTATGCGCTTTGCCATTCCGGGCCTGATTGCGGGGAATGTCGGGCTGCTCAAACACGCCGGAAACGTGATGGGCTGCGCGCAGGCGATCGAAACAATTTTTCGCGAAAGCGGCTTGCCCGACGGTGTCTTTCAGAACCTGCTCATTGAAACCGATACTGTAAAAGACGTGCTCACCGACTGGCGGGTAAAAGCCGTGACGCTGACGGGTAGTGAGAAAGCGGGCGCGTCGGTGGCGCAGATTGCCGGTAGTCAGATTAAAAAATCAGTGCTCGAATTGGGCGGTTCCGACGCCCTGATCGTGCTGGCCGACGCCGATCTGGACAAAGCCGCCGAAACGGCCGTGAAGTCGCGGATGCAGAACGCCGGGCAAAGCTGCATCGCGGCCAAGCGGTTCATTGTTGAAAAGTCGGTGAAGAAAGCGTTTATGGAACGGGTGCTGCACCACATCGAGGCCATCAAACAGGGCGACCCGACCGACGACAGTACAACGATGGGACCGATGGCTAGGCTTGATCTGGCCGAAAGCATTCTCAAACAGGCCCACGATACCATCGCCAAAGGGGCGAAACTCCTGACTGATACGATCGACGCTGACGGCTGCAACGTCCGGCCAATGCTGCTCGATAATGTAAAGCCCGGCATGGCCGCATTCGACGACGAAACCTTTGGCCCGCTGGCCGTTATCATCACCGCGAAAGACGAAACCGACGCTATACGACTGGCGAATCAGTCGCGCTACGGATTGGGTTCAGCGTTGTGGACACAGGACATCGACAAGGCAAACCGACTGGCTCGTCAGATTCAGGCAGGGTCGGTGTTTGTTAATGGTTTGATGCGGTCGGATGCGCGGGTGCCCTTTGGCGGCATCAAGATGTCGGGTTTCGGGCGCGAACTGTCGGAGCTGGGTATGAAAGAATTCGTCAACGCCAAGACGATCTGGATAGAATAA
- a CDS encoding MarR family winged helix-turn-helix transcriptional regulator, whose amino-acid sequence MEKAKKEFDFAELRAIRQRAVGRLFWQLKRYIDNHMEPQLNNLGYADFKMSYMMVISNIEEQGTTNNELAKRANVTKQMMSKMVSLLEKEKYIYTTKNPDDSRSSVIFLDDRGKDLLMDVRQCIDKVRVKLDGIVGHDRMEAFISTMVELVTALGREEQ is encoded by the coding sequence GTGGAAAAAGCTAAAAAGGAATTCGATTTCGCAGAGTTGCGGGCCATTCGTCAACGGGCCGTGGGTCGGCTATTCTGGCAGTTGAAGCGGTACATCGACAATCACATGGAACCGCAGCTCAACAACCTGGGCTATGCTGACTTCAAGATGAGCTATATGATGGTCATCTCGAACATCGAAGAACAGGGCACCACGAACAATGAGCTGGCCAAGCGGGCGAACGTTACCAAGCAGATGATGAGTAAAATGGTCAGCCTGCTGGAGAAAGAGAAGTATATCTACACCACCAAGAACCCAGACGACTCGCGGTCGAGCGTTATTTTCCTTGACGATCGTGGTAAAGATCTGCTGATGGATGTTCGGCAATGCATCGATAAGGTCCGGGTTAAACTCGACGGTATTGTCGGGCACGACCGTATGGAAGCATTCATCAGCACCATGGTTGAGCTGGTTACGGCGCTGGGCCGGGAAGAACAGTAG
- a CDS encoding HlyD family secretion protein, translating to MATDTYNQVEEKSAVKTYLPRIIIAIVLIVGAYFGYQAYHHGQLYESTDNAQIEGNTAPVLARVAGYVQTVDVKDYATVKQGQPLVTIDPQEYDVALAQVQADYQQSLADLATARADLQNAQANAGNVAQNLRVAQSNAAVQAVRRDKAQADLKRDQNLYQAQSLTQKQLEDSRNTVDVQAKQYQANEAQIALARSSQGIASAGIARAQANIEKIQAVLKVKQAAIDAAKLKVGYARLTAPISGKIGRKNVIVGQYVQPGQTLFTIVDDSVFWVIANFKETQLANMQIGQPVDVKVDAYPDLKIEGRVASLADATGARTALLPPDNASGNFVKITQRVPVKIEIVNPEKYKSKLRAGLSVDAEVRVAN from the coding sequence ATGGCAACGGATACATACAACCAAGTTGAAGAGAAGAGTGCTGTAAAAACGTATTTACCGCGCATCATTATTGCCATCGTGCTGATCGTCGGCGCGTATTTTGGCTATCAGGCCTACCACCACGGTCAACTGTATGAGTCGACCGACAACGCGCAGATCGAAGGCAACACGGCCCCCGTACTGGCCCGCGTGGCCGGGTACGTGCAGACGGTTGACGTCAAAGATTACGCAACCGTAAAACAGGGTCAGCCGCTCGTAACCATTGACCCACAGGAATACGATGTGGCACTGGCGCAGGTACAGGCCGACTACCAGCAGTCGCTGGCGGATCTGGCAACGGCCCGGGCCGATCTGCAAAACGCACAGGCCAACGCTGGCAACGTAGCGCAGAACCTGCGGGTAGCCCAGTCGAATGCGGCCGTGCAGGCGGTTCGGCGCGATAAGGCCCAGGCTGACCTGAAACGGGATCAGAACCTGTATCAGGCCCAGTCGCTGACGCAGAAACAACTGGAAGATTCGCGTAACACGGTCGACGTGCAGGCAAAGCAGTACCAGGCTAACGAAGCACAGATTGCGCTGGCCCGCAGTTCGCAGGGGATCGCGTCGGCGGGTATCGCCAGAGCGCAGGCCAACATCGAGAAAATTCAGGCCGTGTTGAAGGTGAAACAGGCGGCCATCGACGCTGCCAAACTCAAAGTCGGTTACGCCCGGCTGACAGCCCCGATCAGCGGTAAAATTGGCCGGAAAAACGTAATTGTGGGGCAGTATGTGCAGCCCGGACAGACGCTGTTCACGATCGTCGATGATTCGGTATTCTGGGTAATTGCCAACTTCAAGGAAACCCAGCTGGCGAACATGCAGATCGGTCAGCCGGTCGATGTCAAGGTTGATGCCTACCCTGATCTCAAGATCGAAGGCCGCGTGGCTTCGCTGGCCGACGCTACGGGTGCCCGCACGGCGCTGCTGCCTCCCGACAACGCATCGGGCAACTTCGTTAAAATAACCCAGCGCGTTCCGGTGAAGATCGAGATCGTGAACCCGGAAAAATACAAAAGCAAGCTGCGCGCCGGATTGAGCGTCGACGCTGAAGTTCGCGTAGCTAACTAG
- a CDS encoding DHA2 family efflux MFS transporter permease subunit — protein sequence MAQQSGFGRWIVVITAVSAAIMELIDTSIVNVGLNDIAGNLGATIEDVSWVVTSYGIANVIVIPMTGFLQKYFGRKNYYIGSIILFTLASYGCGISTDLWTLVFFRFLQGVGGGALLSTSQGIMFDAFPPSQRATASALFGLGIVLGPTFGPTLGGYIIDNFHWSWMFYINVPVGILAVFLSLTYVEKKPDEIDIDRRQIRIDYFGIILLTVGVGALQYVLERGESDDWFDDNVIIYLTGAAVVAIPLFIWWQLYGTRSPVLDLRVLKNTNLAVGAILLFVVGYGLFTSVLLYPLFVQRIIGFTATKTGTMLIPGGAIAAFCFPLVGKILSKGVSPRYVVMAGYVVFATFCFMMSTYNAETQDPDFLKALLVRGVGLALVNVPLINSSVSTLAVAELPTGIAITNMMRQLGGAFGVAITNTYVTQRAAVHRGDLIVNTSPENPLFTDRINALTQGLASKGINALDAVTGAYRNLDLIIQKQSLMLAYLDTFKLAGLFFVVSFPLLFFIKNRKMDAATAKAVADAAH from the coding sequence ATGGCTCAACAATCTGGATTTGGTCGGTGGATCGTCGTGATTACGGCGGTTTCGGCGGCTATCATGGAACTGATCGACACGTCAATCGTGAACGTCGGTCTGAACGACATTGCCGGAAACCTGGGGGCTACCATCGAAGACGTATCGTGGGTTGTTACTTCCTACGGTATCGCCAACGTGATTGTGATTCCGATGACGGGTTTCCTCCAGAAATACTTCGGGCGGAAGAATTACTACATCGGCTCGATTATCCTGTTTACGCTGGCGTCGTATGGTTGCGGTATCTCGACCGACCTTTGGACACTCGTTTTCTTCCGGTTCTTACAAGGCGTAGGCGGTGGGGCGTTGCTGTCGACCTCGCAGGGGATCATGTTCGACGCTTTTCCGCCCTCGCAGCGGGCTACCGCGTCGGCCCTGTTCGGACTCGGTATCGTATTGGGACCGACGTTTGGCCCTACGCTGGGCGGCTATATCATCGATAATTTCCACTGGAGCTGGATGTTCTACATCAACGTTCCGGTCGGGATTCTGGCGGTATTTCTGAGCCTGACTTACGTCGAGAAAAAGCCCGACGAGATCGACATCGATCGGCGGCAGATACGCATCGACTACTTCGGAATTATCCTGCTGACCGTCGGTGTCGGGGCGTTGCAATACGTGCTGGAGCGGGGTGAGTCCGACGACTGGTTCGACGACAACGTGATTATATACCTGACCGGTGCGGCCGTTGTGGCGATACCGCTCTTTATCTGGTGGCAGCTCTACGGCACACGGTCGCCGGTGCTTGATCTGCGGGTGTTGAAAAACACCAATCTGGCGGTCGGGGCTATCCTGCTGTTCGTTGTGGGGTATGGGCTGTTTACGTCGGTGCTGCTCTACCCGCTGTTTGTGCAGCGAATCATCGGCTTTACGGCGACTAAGACCGGTACGATGCTGATTCCAGGTGGGGCCATTGCTGCGTTCTGTTTTCCGCTTGTCGGTAAAATTCTCAGCAAGGGCGTGTCGCCCCGGTACGTGGTGATGGCGGGTTACGTCGTATTTGCCACGTTTTGCTTCATGATGTCGACGTACAACGCTGAGACGCAGGACCCCGATTTTCTGAAGGCACTACTCGTTCGGGGTGTCGGGCTGGCGCTGGTCAACGTACCGCTCATCAACTCGTCAGTGTCGACGCTGGCGGTGGCCGAATTGCCTACGGGTATTGCCATCACCAACATGATGCGGCAACTGGGCGGGGCGTTCGGGGTAGCCATCACGAACACGTACGTTACGCAGCGGGCCGCCGTCCATCGCGGTGATCTGATCGTGAATACATCGCCGGAGAATCCGCTGTTTACCGACCGGATCAATGCGCTGACACAGGGCCTGGCATCAAAAGGCATCAACGCGCTGGACGCTGTAACGGGTGCGTATCGCAACCTCGACCTGATTATTCAGAAACAGTCGCTGATGCTGGCCTACCTCGACACGTTCAAGCTGGCGGGGCTGTTCTTCGTCGTTTCGTTTCCCCTACTATTCTTTATCAAAAATCGCAAAATGGACGCGGCCACCGCGAAGGCCGTCGCCGATGCAGCGCACTAA
- a CDS encoding TolC family protein: protein MKLSILTILSLLTAGLVRAQTQPTDLTLPGDLRTLIQQANTNYPVLKQQQQLIQAGEVRVDIARTAMRPQVNLNGSYTYITPVPSVTFPINGTEAVLKLAPNNNINGNVSVGQTIYDFGRTDAAIKQAADNVQILRRNFELTQQTIGYQVAAAYYGIGYLQQAIIVQDSVIRTAGANVRLLSQRLQNGDALPYDVLTQQVRVKASTNRKIELQNQLERQIAQLTFLTGNANIDISQAAQQFKLGMTTAAVSLFDVNGQLQSAAAGNKEVLLAQDRVKAAETDILVTNKAGMPNFGFSGTAGYKNGYPLNVEQLRSNVAAGVALTIPLYAGKRYQLQNQAAQLNLNASRYAVETANAQLRQNIALLNADIRSNQTRLANLETQVLQSRQALDIANARLRNGVITNVELQSAETGVEEAELGRLTFQYQLLLNQLELKRLLGESL, encoded by the coding sequence ATGAAACTCTCCATACTTACCATTCTTTCCCTGTTGACGGCTGGTTTGGTGCGGGCGCAAACGCAACCCACCGACCTGACTTTACCGGGTGACCTGCGGACGCTGATTCAGCAGGCCAACACGAACTATCCGGTGCTGAAACAACAGCAGCAATTGATTCAGGCCGGTGAAGTGCGGGTCGATATTGCCCGCACGGCGATGCGCCCACAGGTCAACCTGAACGGCTCGTACACGTACATCACGCCGGTACCGAGTGTGACCTTCCCGATCAACGGGACGGAAGCGGTGCTGAAATTGGCTCCGAACAACAACATCAACGGCAACGTATCGGTCGGGCAGACGATTTACGATTTTGGCCGCACCGACGCAGCGATCAAGCAGGCTGCTGATAACGTACAGATTCTGCGCCGGAATTTTGAACTGACTCAGCAGACAATCGGGTATCAGGTGGCGGCTGCATACTACGGCATCGGTTACCTGCAACAGGCGATCATCGTGCAGGATTCGGTTATCCGGACGGCGGGTGCCAATGTGCGGTTACTCTCTCAGCGACTGCAAAACGGCGACGCCCTGCCGTATGACGTGCTGACGCAGCAGGTACGCGTAAAAGCATCGACCAACCGCAAAATTGAACTGCAAAATCAGCTTGAACGACAAATTGCCCAGCTAACCTTCCTGACGGGAAATGCTAACATTGATATAAGTCAGGCTGCACAGCAGTTCAAGCTGGGCATGACGACGGCGGCCGTATCGCTGTTCGACGTAAACGGGCAATTGCAGTCGGCGGCTGCGGGAAATAAAGAGGTGCTGTTGGCGCAGGATCGGGTGAAGGCGGCCGAAACGGATATTCTGGTGACGAACAAAGCCGGGATGCCGAACTTTGGCTTCAGCGGTACGGCCGGTTACAAAAACGGCTATCCGCTGAACGTCGAGCAACTACGGTCGAACGTAGCCGCCGGTGTCGCGCTGACGATTCCATTGTATGCCGGTAAGCGGTATCAATTGCAGAATCAGGCGGCCCAACTGAACCTGAACGCCAGCCGGTACGCTGTAGAAACGGCCAATGCGCAGCTTCGGCAGAACATTGCTTTACTGAACGCTGATATTCGCAGCAACCAAACCCGGCTGGCCAACCTCGAAACGCAGGTGCTGCAATCGAGGCAGGCACTCGACATTGCCAACGCTCGTCTGCGAAACGGTGTCATCACGAACGTAGAGTTGCAAAGTGCCGAAACGGGCGTCGAAGAAGCTGAACTTGGTCGTTTAACGTTTCAATATCAGTTGCTATTGAACCAGTTGGAGTTGAAGCGGCTACTCGGCGAGTCGTTGTAG
- a CDS encoding 2-phosphosulfolactate phosphatase → MKQIDVCLTPDLLDLHRMENTIVVVADVFRATSCMVTAFAYGVKSIVPVATIEECQRYQERGFLAAAERNAQKVEGFELDNSPFTYMDERIRGLDVAMTTTNGTLAITKSRSAVKVLVGSFLNLEAIASYLRTEPYDVLVLCAGWKGRVNLEDTLFAGALVERLKTSYALAEDSAIMAGRLYEQGKDNLIGFMANASHIRRLQKLGIQKDITYCLQHDLYDVIPVLRGTSLVAMEP, encoded by the coding sequence ATGAAACAAATTGACGTCTGTTTAACGCCTGACCTGCTCGACCTGCACCGCATGGAAAATACCATCGTGGTTGTGGCCGACGTGTTCCGGGCGACGAGTTGCATGGTTACGGCCTTCGCCTACGGCGTGAAGAGCATCGTTCCTGTTGCAACCATTGAAGAGTGCCAGCGCTATCAGGAACGCGGTTTTCTGGCGGCTGCCGAGCGAAACGCGCAGAAGGTAGAAGGCTTCGAGCTGGACAATTCGCCGTTCACGTATATGGACGAGCGTATCCGGGGCCTCGACGTGGCGATGACCACGACCAACGGTACGCTGGCCATTACCAAATCGCGGTCGGCGGTGAAAGTGCTGGTCGGGTCGTTCCTGAATCTGGAAGCCATTGCCAGCTACCTACGCACCGAACCATACGATGTGCTGGTGCTTTGTGCTGGCTGGAAAGGCCGGGTCAACCTGGAAGATACGCTGTTTGCCGGAGCCCTGGTCGAACGACTCAAAACCAGTTACGCACTAGCCGAGGATAGCGCCATTATGGCGGGTCGGCTGTATGAGCAGGGGAAAGATAACCTGATCGGTTTTATGGCGAACGCGTCGCACATCCGGCGGCTGCAAAAGCTGGGCATTCAGAAAGATATCACCTACTGCCTGCAACACGACCTCTACGACGTTATTCCGGTACTGCGCGGCACGTCGCTGGTAGCGATGGAGCCGTAG
- the gcvT gene encoding glycine cleavage system aminomethyltransferase GcvT: MSLKQVPLHSTHQQAGAKIVPFAGFEMPVRYSSDLDEHNTVRNSVGVFDVSHMGEFILKGEHAIDLINRVSANDAHALYDGKVQYSYLPNGKGGIIDDLLVYRINEHEYMLVVNASNIDKDWNWISQYNTDGAVEMINISDDMSLFAVQGPMAAKAMQSLTEENLDAIGYYTFVKTNFAGCANVIVSATGYTGAGGFEIYVSNHQAESVWNAIMEAGAPYGIKPIGLGARDTLRLEMGYNLYGNDITDETSPIEAGLGWVTKFTHDFIDADVLKQQKEQGVPRKLVGFTMIDRGIPRGHYEIADADGNTIGDVTSGTQSPTLGKGIGLGYVPTALSKPGSTIYIKVRDKLLKAEVVKLPFVR, encoded by the coding sequence ATGTCGCTCAAGCAAGTTCCCCTTCATTCAACTCATCAACAGGCCGGTGCGAAGATCGTACCGTTTGCGGGTTTTGAAATGCCCGTTCGCTATTCATCCGATCTGGATGAGCACAATACCGTCCGCAACAGCGTTGGCGTGTTCGACGTGTCGCACATGGGCGAGTTTATACTCAAGGGCGAACACGCGATCGACCTGATCAACCGCGTGTCGGCCAACGACGCCCACGCGCTCTACGACGGCAAGGTACAGTACAGCTACCTGCCCAACGGCAAAGGCGGTATCATCGACGATCTGCTGGTATATCGTATTAACGAGCACGAGTATATGCTAGTCGTCAACGCGTCGAACATCGACAAAGACTGGAACTGGATCAGTCAGTACAACACCGACGGGGCGGTGGAGATGATCAACATTTCCGACGACATGAGCCTGTTCGCCGTGCAGGGGCCGATGGCCGCCAAAGCCATGCAGTCGTTGACCGAGGAGAACCTCGACGCTATTGGCTACTACACATTCGTCAAAACCAACTTCGCGGGTTGCGCCAACGTGATCGTATCGGCAACGGGTTACACGGGGGCGGGTGGCTTTGAGATTTACGTCTCGAACCATCAGGCCGAATCCGTCTGGAACGCCATTATGGAAGCGGGTGCGCCTTACGGTATCAAACCCATTGGCCTGGGTGCGCGCGACACGCTGCGGCTGGAAATGGGCTACAACCTCTACGGCAACGACATTACCGACGAAACCTCCCCCATCGAAGCGGGACTTGGCTGGGTTACGAAATTCACCCACGACTTCATCGACGCCGACGTTTTGAAGCAGCAGAAAGAGCAGGGCGTCCCTCGCAAACTCGTCGGCTTCACCATGATCGACCGGGGGATTCCACGTGGCCACTACGAAATCGCCGACGCCGACGGTAATACGATCGGCGACGTTACATCGGGTACACAGTCGCCGACGCTGGGTAAAGGCATCGGTCTGGGTTACGTCCCAACTGCGCTGAGCAAACCCGGCAGCACCATCTATATCAAAGTCCGCGACAAACTGCTCAAGGCCGAAGTCGTTAAACTCCCTTTCGTTCGCTGA
- a CDS encoding MFS transporter → MTPISPRRLKAILGGSVGNLVEWYDWYAYSAFALYFSGAFFPAGDATAQLLNTAGIFALGFLMRPIGGWLFGTLADRIGRKRAMTTSVLLMSVGSLLIACIPTYASIGLAAPAVLLLARLLQGLSVGGEYGVSATYLSEMATPDRRGFYSSFQYVTLIGGQLIALGIQLILQKLLLTEDQLHDWGWRIPFVIGAILSVVALYLRRHLDETQAFEAQQTQPQERKGTVRELLRHPKAVLTVVGLTLGGTLAFYTYTTYMQKFLVNTVHLTKGQSTLISFLSLLIFAAMQPLFGLLSDRIGRRPLLLGFGVFGTLATVPLLTALSHASGQWEAFFILLLALIIVSGYTSINAVVKAELFPAEVRALGVGLPYALTVAIFGGTAEYIALLFKNLGHESYFYWYITGAIAISLVVYLFMADTKKTSKLNQDPV, encoded by the coding sequence ATGACGCCTATCTCTCCTCGTCGACTTAAAGCAATTCTGGGTGGTTCCGTTGGTAACCTGGTCGAGTGGTACGACTGGTACGCGTATTCGGCCTTTGCGCTGTATTTCTCTGGGGCCTTCTTTCCCGCTGGTGATGCTACCGCGCAGCTACTCAACACGGCAGGCATTTTCGCGCTGGGCTTTCTGATGCGACCCATCGGTGGGTGGTTGTTCGGTACGTTGGCCGACCGGATCGGGCGGAAACGGGCCATGACGACATCGGTACTGCTGATGTCTGTGGGATCATTGCTGATTGCCTGCATTCCGACGTATGCGTCGATTGGGCTGGCGGCTCCGGCGGTGCTGCTACTAGCCCGGCTGCTTCAGGGGCTGAGTGTCGGGGGCGAATACGGCGTGTCGGCGACCTACCTGAGTGAAATGGCGACGCCCGACCGTCGCGGTTTTTATTCCAGCTTTCAGTACGTGACGCTCATTGGCGGGCAACTCATCGCGCTCGGCATACAACTGATCCTGCAAAAACTGCTGCTGACAGAAGACCAACTTCACGACTGGGGCTGGCGCATTCCGTTTGTCATTGGCGCAATTCTGTCGGTCGTGGCGCTGTACCTACGTCGGCACCTCGACGAAACGCAGGCATTCGAAGCCCAGCAGACTCAACCGCAGGAACGGAAAGGCACGGTGCGTGAACTGCTCCGCCATCCTAAAGCCGTGTTAACCGTTGTTGGTCTGACGCTGGGTGGTACGCTGGCGTTTTATACGTATACGACATACATGCAGAAATTTCTGGTCAACACGGTACACCTGACCAAAGGGCAATCGACGCTGATTTCGTTTTTGTCGCTGCTGATTTTTGCGGCTATGCAACCTTTGTTTGGCCTGCTCTCCGATCGTATCGGTCGTCGGCCCCTGCTGCTTGGTTTCGGTGTGTTTGGTACGTTGGCTACGGTACCGCTACTAACGGCGTTGAGCCACGCGTCAGGGCAGTGGGAAGCGTTTTTTATTCTGCTGCTGGCACTGATAATCGTCAGCGGTTACACGAGCATCAACGCCGTCGTGAAAGCTGAACTATTTCCGGCGGAAGTGCGGGCACTGGGTGTAGGGTTACCCTACGCACTGACGGTCGCTATCTTCGGCGGTACGGCTGAATACATCGCGCTGCTGTTCAAAAACCTCGGCCACGAATCGTACTTCTACTGGTACATCACCGGAGCCATCGCCATTTCGCTCGTCGTCTATCTGTTCATGGCCGACACCAAAAAGACGTCGAAACTCAACCAAGACCCGGTCTGA